Within the Candidatus Culexarchaeum yellowstonense genome, the region TACCCCTTCTTGGCTTCCTCCATCAATTTAACCTTAAACCTAACTTCACCACTGGAAATATGTGGAGTCCTATACACAGTGTCACCATACTTCTCAATCTCCCTAGCCTCATCAGCCAACAGTGCGGCAACCCTCATAAGCTCATGTGCAGCGGCAACCATTGGGAGATACTGCTCCCTCTCCTTAAGAGTATAGCAGCCAGCAGTGGATAAAGCTGCAACCCTAGCTGCAGCCTCATAACTGGCAATAGCCTTAGCCTTAGCATATGGATTTGTGAAGCCACCATAATTCTCAACAACAAACAATGATTCACCAACAATCCTTGGAAGCTTAACCTCACCACCACTCTTAATTGCATCAATAACCTTATCAATCTCCGAAACAATCATTCTCACAACGCCCGTTACAGATAAAACCACCATTAAATATCCATTGAACAAAACCATCTCAGTGGAATCGAG harbors:
- a CDS encoding F420-dependent methylenetetrahydromethanopterin dehydrogenase — encoded protein: MSFAGKVKVAIVKYGCIGSSPLLEIMLDERANREDIVTRVFSTAGKMEVDDCLSVNRDVVSFNPNLIVIVTPNAALEGPTKGRVDLKEKLPNVPIIVISDDPARKAIKDLEGSGFGYIIVKADPMIGARRDFLDSTEMVLFNGYLMVVLSVTGVVRMIVSEIDKVIDAIKSGGEVKLPRIVGESLFVVENYGGFTNPYAKAKAIASYEAAARVAALSTAGCYTLKEREQYLPMVAAAHELMRVAALLADEAREIEKYGDTVYRTPHISSGEVRFKVKLMEEAKKG